From a region of the Candidatus Zixiibacteriota bacterium genome:
- the pepF gene encoding oligoendopeptidase F, with amino-acid sequence MNCSKCKPILGMLLLALTLSVSAVFAETDAVPQRSDIEDQYKWKLEDIYATDEAWETDFAYLDSNIARLESFKSHLGDSPDNLLSMFQLRDSLESIENKLWVYAYMKLDEDNRASEYQEMTGRISGLWSRMKGHISYISPELLTISEDLIQSWLASNPEMDIYRHYLDDERRLKEYVLSDKEEAILALAGPVTDAPEHIFSMTNDADITYGTVIDDDGNEVELTKQRYYRILETGSRRLRREANQTYNQAYMKYINTLAATLSASVKKDNFYRQARGYNSCLEMSLKKDNVPEPVFHSLIEAVNNNLAPLHKLTALRKKMLGYDTLYTYDLSVPLVGDSKREYPWEEAKEIVLKGLKPLGKGYMAEFEKGLNSGWIDVFETQGKGSGAYQWGSYDTHPFVLLNHNNTLDGVFTLAHEMGHAMHAFYTNKNEPFVYSNNPIFLAEVASTCNEAVLMKYILETVTDKEEKLALINYYIEQIMGTFYTQVMFSEFEIAIHKVVEEGGALSADQMRKTYRGIYQKYWGPDLVIDSINDMGCLRIGHFYRQFYVYKYATSYAAAQMVSQRILEDPDYMETYMRFLSTGTSNYPVDILLEAGVDVTSTEPVDRTIKLFGELVDEMERLLIEN; translated from the coding sequence ATGAATTGCTCAAAATGTAAACCGATCCTGGGTATGTTGCTGCTGGCTCTGACACTGTCAGTATCGGCGGTGTTTGCGGAGACCGACGCCGTTCCGCAACGATCAGACATCGAGGATCAGTACAAGTGGAAACTGGAAGACATTTACGCCACCGACGAGGCCTGGGAGACGGATTTCGCATATCTCGATTCCAACATCGCCCGACTCGAATCATTTAAAAGTCACCTTGGCGATTCGCCGGACAATCTACTTTCGATGTTTCAACTGCGCGATAGTCTGGAGTCGATTGAAAACAAATTGTGGGTCTATGCTTACATGAAATTGGATGAAGACAATCGGGCTAGCGAGTATCAGGAAATGACCGGGCGTATTTCGGGGTTGTGGTCTCGAATGAAAGGGCATATATCGTATATCAGCCCCGAATTGCTGACGATCAGCGAAGATCTCATTCAATCGTGGCTGGCCAGCAATCCCGAAATGGATATTTATCGTCACTACCTTGATGATGAGCGTCGCCTGAAGGAGTACGTTCTGTCTGATAAAGAAGAAGCCATACTGGCGTTGGCCGGACCTGTGACAGATGCTCCAGAACATATTTTCTCCATGACCAATGATGCCGACATCACCTATGGCACTGTTATCGACGATGACGGTAACGAAGTAGAATTGACCAAGCAGCGCTATTACCGTATCTTGGAGACCGGTAGTCGTCGTCTGCGCCGTGAAGCCAACCAGACTTACAATCAAGCCTACATGAAGTATATCAATACTTTGGCGGCAACTCTATCCGCTTCTGTCAAAAAGGATAACTTCTACCGCCAGGCACGCGGCTATAACAGTTGTTTGGAAATGTCGCTCAAAAAAGATAATGTTCCCGAGCCGGTATTCCACAGCCTGATTGAGGCCGTAAACAACAATCTTGCCCCGCTCCACAAACTGACTGCTTTGCGCAAGAAGATGCTCGGCTACGACACACTGTACACTTATGACCTGTCCGTTCCGCTGGTGGGCGATTCCAAACGCGAGTACCCCTGGGAAGAGGCCAAGGAGATTGTTCTCAAGGGTTTGAAGCCTCTTGGTAAGGGCTACATGGCGGAATTTGAGAAAGGTCTGAACTCCGGCTGGATTGACGTCTTTGAGACTCAGGGCAAAGGCTCCGGTGCTTATCAGTGGGGTAGCTACGACACTCATCCCTTCGTTCTGCTTAATCACAACAACACGCTGGACGGTGTTTTCACGCTGGCTCATGAAATGGGTCACGCCATGCACGCTTTCTATACCAACAAGAACGAACCGTTTGTGTACAGCAACAACCCAATATTCCTGGCCGAGGTAGCCTCAACCTGTAACGAAGCGGTGTTGATGAAGTACATTTTGGAAACCGTCACCGACAAAGAGGAGAAACTGGCCCTGATCAACTATTATATTGAGCAGATCATGGGGACATTCTATACCCAGGTTATGTTCTCCGAGTTCGAGATTGCGATACACAAGGTTGTCGAAGAAGGCGGCGCATTATCGGCCGACCAGATGCGCAAGACCTATCGCGGTATATACCAGAAATATTGGGGACCGGACCTCGTAATAGATTCGATCAACGATATGGGTTGTCTGCGGATCGGTCATTTCTATCGTCAGTTCTATGTCTACAAGTATGCCACCAGCTATGCGGCGGCCCAGATGGTGTCGCAACGAATTCTTGAAGATCCGGACTACATGGAGACCTATATGCGTTTCCTTTCGACCGGAACTTCCAATTATCCCGTTGATATTCTACTCGAAGCCGGAGTGGATGTCACTTCAACCGAACCGGTCGACCGGACTATCAAACTGTTTGGTGAACTGGTAGATGAGATGGAGCGACTTCTCATCGAAAATTAG
- a CDS encoding acyl-CoA thioesterase, with protein sequence MYETDISIRLHQTDAAGVLFFGNYFHVAHDVYEQYMQSIGFDFRSIINELPYLILIVHAECDFHKPVYVADVVRVAMSASKIGHTSFELVYRIKSSETGGEAELKTTHVAIDKQTGRPTRLPEKLKAELGKLQ encoded by the coding sequence ATGTACGAAACAGATATCAGTATTCGGCTCCACCAGACCGATGCCGCCGGAGTGCTGTTCTTCGGCAACTACTTTCATGTCGCCCATGATGTCTATGAACAGTATATGCAATCAATCGGGTTTGACTTTCGTAGCATTATCAACGAGTTACCGTACCTGATCCTTATCGTTCACGCCGAGTGTGATTTCCATAAGCCAGTGTACGTTGCCGATGTTGTTCGGGTTGCAATGTCGGCCTCGAAGATTGGCCACACTTCGTTTGAACTGGTATACCGGATCAAATCATCGGAAACCGGCGGTGAAGCAGAGCTTAAGACTACCCATGTGGCCATTGACAAACAGACAGGACGTCCGACTCGGCTACCGGAGAAACTGAAGGCGGAATTGGGGAAGCTCCAGTAG
- a CDS encoding transglutaminase produces MFQARNFGLMLMAVLFMWQPVAAVPGDTVKSFSTPFDCPQGLAFDGKYLWNVDRKSDMIYRIDPGDGSVSDSIPTPGYVPRGLAWDGKRLWCVDNDEELIFAIDPKTGIVEKTIYCPVSRPTGLAWDGTYLWIAADRNDRISQISIEDGTTIVSIPAPTSHACGLTFDGTYLWVSDRYKNMIYMVAPDNGDVIACFDSPGPHSWGLAWDGSHLWNVDYQTDLIYKLVVDDGTVFTRLDQKTQQIEFIHQVRNFGPDSVLTLDVYLAIPQDLDNQELIGAVEFSPQPTDVLVDKWGQKVAHFHFTDLAPTCFTTVTMFVSAKLYETRYFIFPDKVGKLNDIPKPILEKYLSDDTKFSLEDAIVREAVKKAVGDETNPYWIGRKIFNYVIEHIEYELAGGWNIAPAILDRGNGSCSEYSFVYIAMCRSAGLPARYAGSITVRGDDASYDDVFHRWVEIYLPGYGWLPVDPSGGDSKWPSVRADSFGHLNNRFLITTLGGGGSEYLEWGYNANERWTSKGRCKIVVENFGEWTPIKPPTE; encoded by the coding sequence ATGTTCCAGGCACGCAATTTCGGATTGATGCTGATGGCTGTCCTCTTTATGTGGCAGCCGGTTGCCGCTGTTCCCGGCGACACGGTGAAATCGTTCTCGACGCCTTTTGATTGCCCTCAGGGGCTTGCTTTTGATGGCAAGTATCTCTGGAATGTAGACAGGAAGAGCGACATGATATACCGGATTGACCCCGGCGACGGGTCGGTTAGTGACTCAATTCCTACTCCCGGTTATGTCCCTCGTGGACTGGCCTGGGACGGCAAGAGGTTATGGTGTGTTGATAACGACGAAGAACTGATCTTTGCCATTGACCCGAAAACCGGGATTGTTGAAAAGACAATCTACTGTCCCGTATCACGTCCAACCGGTTTGGCCTGGGATGGCACCTACTTGTGGATTGCCGCCGACCGTAATGACAGAATAAGCCAGATTAGCATTGAGGACGGGACTACTATCGTATCCATACCGGCACCTACTTCCCATGCCTGCGGGTTGACCTTTGATGGTACCTACTTGTGGGTTTCCGACCGGTACAAGAACATGATCTATATGGTCGCGCCGGATAATGGTGATGTCATCGCATGTTTTGACTCTCCCGGTCCCCATTCCTGGGGACTGGCCTGGGATGGTTCGCATCTGTGGAATGTTGACTACCAGACTGATCTGATCTATAAGCTGGTCGTTGATGATGGGACTGTCTTCACACGCCTGGACCAGAAAACGCAGCAGATTGAGTTCATTCATCAAGTCCGCAACTTCGGCCCGGATTCAGTTCTTACGCTTGATGTGTACCTTGCTATCCCTCAGGATCTGGACAACCAGGAATTGATCGGTGCGGTTGAGTTTAGTCCCCAACCGACCGATGTGCTGGTTGATAAATGGGGACAGAAGGTGGCTCATTTTCATTTCACTGATCTTGCCCCAACCTGTTTTACAACCGTAACCATGTTCGTATCGGCCAAGCTGTATGAAACCCGGTATTTCATTTTCCCGGACAAAGTAGGCAAGCTAAATGACATTCCCAAGCCGATACTGGAAAAATACCTTTCGGACGATACCAAGTTCTCGCTTGAGGATGCGATTGTCCGAGAAGCGGTGAAAAAGGCGGTCGGTGATGAGACAAATCCGTACTGGATAGGACGAAAGATATTCAATTACGTCATTGAACATATCGAGTACGAATTGGCCGGTGGGTGGAATATCGCCCCGGCCATTCTTGACCGAGGTAATGGCTCCTGCTCCGAGTATAGCTTTGTGTATATTGCCATGTGTCGCTCTGCCGGTCTTCCTGCTCGTTATGCTGGTTCTATCACGGTCCGAGGTGATGATGCGTCGTACGATGACGTCTTTCATCGCTGGGTCGAGATCTACCTGCCCGGCTATGGCTGGCTGCCGGTTGATCCTTCGGGAGGAGACTCCAAGTGGCCCTCGGTCAGAGCTGATTCTTTTGGCCATCTTAACAATCGTTTCCTGATTACCACCCTTGGAGGGGGCGGCTCTGAATACCTGGAATGGGGCTACAATGCCAATGAACGATGGACCTCAAAGGGCAGGTGCAAAATAGTGGTGGAGAATTTCGGGGAGTGGACGCCGATTAAGCCACCCACTGAATAA
- the menE gene encoding o-succinylbenzoate--CoA ligase, protein MPDIRCPLDQAAAEFGDQLALVSDKEKITYRQYNQLVNATTSMLEQKGIRPLDRVAILADNSVEYAVLLWSIFRLGAVACPISPRWPSEMVSSYLTRIGCLHLVVEKSFALRLHSGRQPARESLDIQTLDAIVMSEVERDTISSNITLSTDQDATIIATSGTSANPKAVLHSFGNHYFNALGSNENIVLAPGDRWLLALPLYHVGGLAILFRTALTGAAVVFHSCDDDLVTLINRHSVSHLSVVATQLQRLINDQSLSKAIQQPKAVLVGGSSIPADLVARAYRLRLPLFTTYGLTEMASQVTTSWPRTSLSSSLTSGAVLPHRELAISSEGEILVKGDTLFLGYIEGDRIRLPLDENGWFHTGDLGVLDDEGNLTVAGRRDNMFVSGGENIHPESIEAAIGSLGGIDECVVVALPDAEFGFRPVAFVRMLSGVDMDADELRLSLRDSLPGYMVPVVFYSWPDSAEEGGLKPDRQYLTKLAQRLYTSQAT, encoded by the coding sequence ATGCCTGATATTCGATGCCCGCTCGATCAAGCCGCTGCCGAGTTCGGTGATCAGCTCGCTCTCGTCTCCGACAAGGAGAAAATCACTTACAGACAATACAACCAGTTGGTCAATGCGACTACCAGCATGCTTGAACAAAAAGGAATACGACCTTTGGATAGGGTGGCGATACTGGCAGACAACAGTGTCGAGTATGCGGTATTGCTTTGGTCCATTTTCCGCCTTGGAGCAGTTGCCTGCCCGATTAGCCCCCGCTGGCCATCAGAGATGGTTTCATCGTATCTGACTCGGATTGGGTGTTTACACCTGGTAGTTGAGAAATCTTTCGCCCTTCGACTCCACTCAGGACGACAGCCCGCAAGAGAATCTCTAGATATTCAGACCCTTGATGCTATAGTCATGTCTGAGGTCGAACGTGATACTATCTCATCAAATATCACATTGAGTACGGATCAGGATGCGACGATAATCGCTACCTCGGGGACATCTGCCAACCCCAAAGCTGTTCTTCATTCATTTGGCAATCATTACTTCAATGCGCTCGGGTCGAACGAGAACATAGTTCTTGCCCCCGGCGACCGCTGGCTACTGGCCTTACCATTGTATCATGTCGGCGGACTGGCGATTCTGTTTCGGACTGCATTGACTGGAGCAGCAGTTGTGTTTCACTCCTGTGATGACGATCTCGTCACTCTCATAAATAGACACTCCGTGTCGCATTTGTCGGTGGTGGCAACACAGTTGCAGCGCCTAATCAACGACCAATCTCTTTCAAAAGCAATCCAACAGCCAAAGGCTGTTCTGGTTGGCGGCTCGTCGATCCCAGCAGATCTCGTTGCCAGAGCTTACAGGCTCCGCCTGCCTCTGTTCACAACTTACGGTCTGACCGAGATGGCGTCACAAGTAACCACATCGTGGCCGAGAACCTCACTTTCCTCATCGCTCACGTCCGGTGCGGTGCTTCCTCATCGCGAGCTTGCAATTTCTTCCGAGGGTGAAATCCTCGTCAAAGGGGACACATTGTTTCTGGGTTACATCGAGGGCGACAGAATTCGTCTACCTCTTGACGAAAATGGCTGGTTTCATACTGGTGATTTGGGGGTGCTTGATGATGAAGGTAATCTGACCGTAGCTGGACGGCGAGACAATATGTTTGTGTCAGGCGGGGAGAATATCCACCCGGAATCCATTGAAGCGGCGATAGGATCACTGGGCGGGATAGACGAATGCGTTGTAGTAGCATTACCAGACGCAGAATTTGGTTTCCGTCCGGTGGCATTTGTGAGGATGTTGTCCGGCGTAGATATGGATGCGGATGAACTGAGGCTTAGCCTCCGCGACAGTCTGCCGGGATATATGGTACCCGTTGTCTTCTACTCCTGGCCTGACAGCGCCGAAGAGGGAGGTCTTAAACCGGACCGTCAGTACCTGACGAAACTGGCACAGAGATTGTATACTTCGCAGGCGACATAA
- the menC gene encoding o-succinylbenzoate synthase, translating into MGGLEHKVREGALIRLTGEKETLTSWGEVAPLPGFSYESLGETKAQLLSLRAVVQDNPLPNTDELVQLNGAFEAWLGSYQLFPSVRFGIETAILRLLACERQVPLRSLISTKTTDKVLVCALLSGTNEEILEKAGMIRASGFKAVKLKIGRQDIEADVELVHNVRKQIGKRMALRLDANRAWKVEQATTFMDRVQDCNIEYIEEPAEDFLGILQLCNRASKSIPIALDESLGSITTLDPLPGVEAIVLKPTLLGLERSVQLARRAAELGMKAVMSSSFESGIGLHTLVELAAGLKEGPMVPVGLDTANSLAYDIAHIPLKIVRGRIDLTDKPVSNPQPRLELLEEVSDA; encoded by the coding sequence ATGGGAGGACTAGAACACAAAGTTCGTGAGGGTGCGTTAATACGTCTCACGGGGGAAAAAGAGACGCTTACGTCCTGGGGGGAAGTCGCTCCATTGCCAGGTTTCAGTTATGAGTCTCTTGGCGAGACCAAAGCCCAACTCCTGTCGTTGCGCGCTGTCGTTCAGGACAATCCCCTCCCTAACACAGACGAACTCGTGCAATTAAATGGCGCCTTTGAGGCGTGGTTGGGGAGCTATCAACTCTTTCCATCAGTAAGGTTTGGGATTGAGACCGCAATACTGCGATTGCTGGCGTGTGAGAGGCAAGTTCCCCTGAGGAGTCTGATATCGACGAAGACGACCGACAAGGTTCTGGTGTGTGCGCTGTTGTCGGGAACGAACGAAGAGATTCTTGAGAAGGCTGGAATGATTAGAGCCAGTGGCTTCAAGGCGGTCAAACTTAAAATCGGGCGGCAGGATATTGAAGCCGACGTCGAACTGGTCCACAATGTCAGGAAGCAAATTGGTAAACGGATGGCGCTACGGCTGGATGCCAACCGTGCTTGGAAGGTCGAGCAGGCGACAACTTTCATGGATCGCGTACAAGACTGCAACATCGAATACATCGAAGAACCGGCAGAGGATTTTCTTGGTATTCTCCAGCTGTGTAATCGTGCCAGTAAATCAATTCCAATCGCTCTCGATGAAAGCCTTGGTTCAATCACGACCCTTGATCCTCTTCCGGGCGTTGAGGCGATTGTTCTCAAACCAACTCTTCTGGGTCTTGAGCGTTCGGTGCAGTTGGCGCGAAGAGCAGCGGAATTGGGGATGAAAGCAGTAATGAGTTCGTCGTTTGAATCCGGGATTGGTCTTCATACACTGGTCGAACTTGCGGCAGGATTAAAAGAAGGACCAATGGTTCCTGTTGGGCTGGATACAGCCAACTCGTTGGCTTATGACATTGCCCACATACCACTGAAAATCGTGAGAGGCCGAATTGATCTGACTGACAAGCCAGTTAGTAATCCGCAGCCGCGGCTTGAGTTGCTTGAGGAAGTAAGTGATGCCTGA
- a CDS encoding 1,4-dihydroxy-2-naphthoate polyprenyltransferase — MSTWIMASRPKTLPAAAAPVVIGTAMAVDVGGFHLISCLAALVGALLIQIGTNFANDYYDFKKGADEGERLGPTRATQAGLVNPEAMRRAMVIVFALAILVGVYLVWRGGWPIVVIGLSSVLFGILYTGGPYPLGYNGLGELFVLIYFGPVAVGGTYYVQTLEINSIVLIAGLAPGLFSVAILAVNNLRDITNDRRAGKRTLAVRFGDTFARYEYTLAIVAAVLLPIGLWLRLGHNPYSMIALASLAAAVRPIMAVFTFTDGRKLNDVLAITGMMLLLYSLLFSVGWLL; from the coding sequence ATTAGTACATGGATTATGGCTTCACGGCCAAAAACCCTTCCAGCTGCGGCTGCTCCGGTTGTTATCGGCACGGCTATGGCTGTCGATGTTGGCGGGTTTCATCTCATATCCTGTCTGGCGGCTCTGGTTGGGGCACTGCTGATTCAGATTGGTACCAATTTCGCCAATGACTACTACGATTTCAAAAAGGGAGCCGACGAGGGTGAGCGCCTCGGACCAACCCGCGCCACGCAGGCCGGATTAGTGAATCCGGAGGCGATGCGTCGAGCGATGGTTATTGTCTTTGCTCTGGCAATTCTTGTAGGAGTCTATCTTGTCTGGCGGGGTGGATGGCCGATTGTGGTCATCGGATTATCATCGGTACTGTTCGGCATTTTATATACTGGTGGACCCTACCCCCTCGGGTACAATGGGCTGGGGGAACTGTTTGTTCTGATCTATTTCGGTCCGGTAGCAGTCGGGGGGACATACTATGTCCAAACGCTTGAGATCAACAGTATCGTCCTGATCGCCGGTTTGGCACCGGGACTGTTCTCGGTGGCGATTCTTGCCGTGAATAATCTGCGTGACATTACCAATGATAGACGCGCGGGCAAACGAACGCTGGCAGTAAGGTTCGGCGATACTTTTGCCCGTTATGAATACACGCTGGCTATCGTGGCAGCAGTGCTGCTGCCGATTGGGCTCTGGTTGAGATTGGGCCATAATCCCTACTCAATGATCGCACTGGCGTCTCTGGCAGCGGCCGTTCGACCGATAATGGCAGTCTTCACGTTCACCGATGGGCGGAAGCTAAACGATGTCCTTGCCATAACCGGGATGATGCTCCTTTTATACAGCCTGTTGTTTTCGGTTGGGTGGTTGCTGTGA